The Lepidochelys kempii isolate rLepKem1 chromosome 5, rLepKem1.hap2, whole genome shotgun sequence genome window below encodes:
- the MSMP gene encoding prostate-associated microseminoprotein, translating to MARKGQKLACAWGRICLLVSFLLQLQGSQAKCYFQAQAPCHYEGKQFTLGESWLSTTCLLCTCLHPVGVGCCEITQHPIDFPDWCMAHYDSQTCQISVVQKANPSLPCVNSLEHEWGSAGTPEPTINKVLETRLSR from the exons ATGGCCAGGAAGGGGCAGAAGCTTGCCTGTGCCTGGGGCAGGATCTGCCTGCTGGTCtctttcctcctccagctccaggggTCCCAGGCGAAATGTTATTTCCAGGCGCAAG CTCCCTGTCACTATGAAGGGAAGCAGTTCACCCTGGGGGAGTCCTGGCTCAGCACCACCTGCCTGCTCTGCACCTGCCTCCATCCCGTCGGCGTGGGCTGCTGTGAGAT CACCCAGCACCCCATCGATTTTCCAGACTGGTGCATGGCCCACTACGACTCGCAGACCTGCCAGATTTCGGTGGTGCAGAAAGCCAACCCCAGCCTGCCTTGCGTCAACAGCCTGGAGCACGAGTGGGGCTCGGCCGGCACCCCGGAGCCAACGATCAACAAGGTGCTAGAGACTCGGCTGAGCAGGTAG